One genomic window of Danaus plexippus chromosome 23, MEX_DaPlex, whole genome shotgun sequence includes the following:
- the LOC116774779 gene encoding uncharacterized protein LOC116774779 isoform X2 — MPDGGEAMPGGGEAIPDGGFNLNKTANMKNPQILGPAGNAAEAEKQKFTIPTTTPKKRLYTTEKRVSFAENCDYLAHFCLKAYDTGSLCGRTLYFSYYTFKNYCLLDYTNCMERYEVWQVAYMGNCSTVKLLTEYLVYPYDNDLFLDEYIIEEEK; from the exons ATGCCCGATGGAGGAGAAGCTATGCCCGGTGGAGGAGAAGCTATACCCGATGGAGGTTTTAACCTTAACAAAACAGCAAATATGAAAAATCCTCAAATATTAGGACCAGCTGGGAATGCAGCTGAAGCcgaaaaacaaaa ATTCACTATCCCAACTACCACACCAAAAAAGAGACTATATACAACAGAGAAGCGAGTATCATTTGCTGAAAACTGCGATTATTTAGCACATTTCTGCCTAAAGGCTTATGA CACCGGATCACTATGTGGCCGCACTCTCTACTTCTCATATTAcacattcaaaaattattgccTATTAGATTACACTAATTGCATGGAGAGATACGAAg TGTGGCAGGTCGCGTATATGGGTAATTGTTCTACAGTCAAGCTGCTCACGGAATATTTAG TGTATCCCTACGATAACGATCTTTTTCTGGACGAGTACATTATAGAAGAAGAAAAGTAA
- the LOC116774779 gene encoding uncharacterized protein LOC116774779 isoform X1 — translation MNYININIYTICVTFLVQFQYTSAQEAMPDGGEAMPGGGEAIPDGGFNLNKTANMKNPQILGPAGNAAEAEKQKFTIPTTTPKKRLYTTEKRVSFAENCDYLAHFCLKAYDTGSLCGRTLYFSYYTFKNYCLLDYTNCMERYEVWQVAYMGNCSTVKLLTEYLVYPYDNDLFLDEYIIEEEK, via the exons atgaattatatcaatataaatatctatactaTTTGCGTTACATTTTTAG TTCAATTCCAATACACGAGTGCGCAAGAAGCTATGCCCGATGGAGGAGAAGCTATGCCCGGTGGAGGAGAAGCTATACCCGATGGAGGTTTTAACCTTAACAAAACAGCAAATATGAAAAATCCTCAAATATTAGGACCAGCTGGGAATGCAGCTGAAGCcgaaaaacaaaa ATTCACTATCCCAACTACCACACCAAAAAAGAGACTATATACAACAGAGAAGCGAGTATCATTTGCTGAAAACTGCGATTATTTAGCACATTTCTGCCTAAAGGCTTATGA CACCGGATCACTATGTGGCCGCACTCTCTACTTCTCATATTAcacattcaaaaattattgccTATTAGATTACACTAATTGCATGGAGAGATACGAAg TGTGGCAGGTCGCGTATATGGGTAATTGTTCTACAGTCAAGCTGCTCACGGAATATTTAG TGTATCCCTACGATAACGATCTTTTTCTGGACGAGTACATTATAGAAGAAGAAAAGTAA
- the LOC116774942 gene encoding uncharacterized protein LOC116774942 isoform X1, whose protein sequence is MCHSIKNICVQSIGFLVFSHFISAQTPPSTWSGFSGPSHAGPAAVVAEAEKNKFTIPTSTKKYTLQNYLAPRATFNESCYYFAHYCLRAYITGPVCGRTLLYTYYTFKNYCLLDYANCMDRYEVWQIAYMGRCFNITELTEYLLYPYDNDHFLDEYYMVEDH, encoded by the exons ATGTGTCacagcattaaaaatatttgtgtacaAAGTATTGGATTTCTAG TTTTCTCGCATTTTATAAGTGCGCAAACGCCTCCTAGCACTTGGAGTGGCTTCAGCGGTCCTTCGCATGCAGGGCCTGCGGCTGTAGTGGCAGAAGCGgagaaaaataa aTTTACGATCCCCACGTCCACCAAGAAATATACTTTGCAAAATTATCTAGCTCCGCGCGCAACTTTCAACGAGAGCTGCTATTATTTTGCTCATTACTGTCTTAGAGCTTATAT CACAGGACCGGTATGTGGTCGCACTTTGCTTTACACGTATTACACATTCAAAAACTATTGTCTATTAGATTATGCCAATTGCATGGACAGATACGAAG TATGGCAGATCGCCTATATGGGAAgatgttttaatatcacaGAATTGACGGAATATTTAc TATACCCCTACGACAACGATCATTTTCTGGACGAATATTACATGGTGGAAGATCATTGA
- the LOC116774942 gene encoding uncharacterized protein LOC116774942 isoform X2, whose product MCHSIKNICVQSIGFLVFSHFISAQTPPSTWSGFSGPSHAGPAAVVAEAEKNKFTIPTSTKKYTLQNYLAPRATFNESCYYFAHYCLRAYMTGMWSHFALHVLHIQKLLSIRLCQLHGQIRSMADRLYGKMF is encoded by the exons ATGTGTCacagcattaaaaatatttgtgtacaAAGTATTGGATTTCTAG TTTTCTCGCATTTTATAAGTGCGCAAACGCCTCCTAGCACTTGGAGTGGCTTCAGCGGTCCTTCGCATGCAGGGCCTGCGGCTGTAGTGGCAGAAGCGgagaaaaataa aTTTACGATCCCCACGTCCACCAAGAAATATACTTTGCAAAATTATCTAGCTCCGCGCGCAACTTTCAACGAGAGCTGCTATTATTTTGCTCATTACTGTCTTAGAGCTTATAT GACCGGTATGTGGTCGCACTTTGCTTTACACGTATTACACATTCAAAAACTATTGTCTATTAGATTATGCCAATTGCATGGACAGATACGAAG TATGGCAGATCGCCTATATGGGAAgatgttttaa